A stretch of Acidovorax sp. RAC01 DNA encodes these proteins:
- a CDS encoding MBL fold metallo-hydrolase, whose amino-acid sequence MNPLEHQIHYPLGDALPPEGDSIEVMPGVHWLRMGLPFALDHINLWLLRDRQPGADGVMLDGWSVVDCCIDSAATRAQWEQVFVNCLGGLPILRVIVTHMHPDHIGLAHWLCERWNVRLWISATDYNVARVAVYDPQGFGGEAGADFYALHGAQDASFLAHVRGRGSYFPTLVPALPPRFRRIMDGDTLDIGGREWRCISGYGHAPEHIALFCAELTTLISGDMVLPRISTNVSVHASEPEANPLQLFLSSLRRYLDLPESTLVLPSHGKPFIGLATRIAQLQDHHRERLGEILQAAQHRALSAADTVPILFQRKLDTHQMTFALGEALAHLHHLWVEGKLERFIDQAGVHRFRVANVE is encoded by the coding sequence ATGAATCCACTCGAACACCAGATCCACTACCCGCTAGGCGATGCGCTTCCACCCGAGGGCGACTCTATTGAAGTCATGCCCGGAGTGCACTGGCTTCGCATGGGTCTTCCGTTCGCGCTCGATCACATCAATCTGTGGTTACTGCGCGATCGACAACCGGGCGCGGATGGTGTGATGCTGGACGGCTGGAGTGTGGTCGACTGCTGCATCGACAGTGCTGCGACCCGTGCGCAGTGGGAGCAGGTTTTTGTGAACTGCCTGGGTGGCCTGCCCATCTTGCGCGTCATCGTGACCCACATGCATCCAGACCATATCGGCCTGGCCCATTGGCTGTGCGAGCGATGGAATGTTCGCTTGTGGATCAGCGCTACCGATTACAACGTGGCGCGCGTCGCTGTCTATGATCCGCAAGGCTTTGGCGGAGAAGCGGGGGCGGATTTCTATGCCTTGCATGGTGCGCAAGACGCGTCCTTTCTAGCCCATGTGCGAGGGCGCGGATCGTATTTTCCGACCCTTGTGCCCGCGCTGCCACCCCGCTTTCGCCGAATCATGGATGGAGACACGCTGGACATCGGCGGCCGAGAATGGCGTTGCATCAGCGGCTATGGGCACGCGCCCGAGCATATCGCGCTGTTCTGCGCAGAGTTGACGACCTTGATCAGCGGCGACATGGTGTTGCCGCGCATCTCAACCAATGTCAGTGTGCATGCCAGTGAACCAGAGGCCAATCCGCTGCAGCTCTTCCTGAGCTCGCTGCGCAGATACCTCGACCTACCGGAGAGCACGTTGGTGCTGCCGTCACACGGCAAGCCATTCATAGGGTTGGCGACACGCATTGCACAACTGCAAGACCATCATCGAGAGCGGCTTGGCGAAATCCTGCAGGCGGCCCAGCACCGCGCCCTGAGTGCGGCTGATACTGTGCCAATTCTTTTTCAACGCAAGTTGGACACCCATCAGATGACATTTGCACTGGGCG